From a single Crateriforma spongiae genomic region:
- a CDS encoding sulfatase-like hydrolase/transferase, whose product MFDLMRWAVLFLGMVVFYMPTQAQRPNVVLIVADDLGYSDVGFNGCKEIPTPNLDALADRGVVFECGYASHPYCSPSRAGLLTGRYQQRFGHECNPEPSESFDASPNPPGLPLTEQTIADRLRASGYSTAAIGKWHLGDQTQYWPNRRGFDHWFGFSGGGLSYWGDLGNKPASMAVHRGDTPVDRKSLTYLTDDFSDEAVRFVQRPSDQPFFLYLAYNAPHAPDQATRKHLEKTEHIEYGGRAVYGAMVAGMDEGIGKVVDALERSGKLDNTLIVFFSDNGGRKEHAMNFPYRGHKGMLFEGGIRVPFVISWPAGIAPGQRVADPVTSLDLCPTILAATSTDVDADELDGVNLMPMLDGSRPGPFPARTLFWRYAMGDDQYGYAVRYGDWKLVDSGYKNRKLLFDLSRDPWERDDLADGNPQKVQELSSLIRQWDRDNVSPRWSDAHGPHVREEELARQAIVNAASRGDKSAE is encoded by the coding sequence ATGTTTGATCTGATGCGATGGGCGGTCCTGTTCCTGGGGATGGTCGTTTTTTACATGCCGACTCAGGCTCAACGACCCAACGTGGTTTTGATTGTGGCCGATGACTTGGGCTACAGCGATGTCGGTTTCAATGGCTGTAAAGAAATTCCCACGCCGAATCTGGATGCCTTGGCCGACCGCGGCGTCGTCTTTGAATGTGGGTATGCATCGCATCCGTACTGCAGCCCCAGTCGCGCCGGGCTGTTGACCGGTCGGTATCAACAGCGATTTGGTCATGAATGCAATCCGGAACCGTCGGAGTCCTTTGACGCGTCACCCAATCCGCCGGGCTTGCCGCTGACCGAACAGACCATCGCCGATCGCTTGCGTGCGTCGGGGTATTCGACCGCGGCGATTGGTAAATGGCACTTGGGGGATCAAACGCAATACTGGCCCAACCGGCGTGGGTTTGATCACTGGTTTGGATTCAGCGGTGGCGGGCTCAGCTACTGGGGGGATCTGGGCAACAAGCCCGCGTCGATGGCGGTACATCGGGGTGACACACCGGTCGATCGAAAAAGCTTGACCTATCTGACGGATGATTTTTCCGATGAAGCCGTCCGGTTCGTTCAACGCCCGTCGGATCAACCGTTTTTTCTTTACTTGGCTTACAACGCGCCGCATGCGCCCGATCAGGCCACCCGCAAGCACTTAGAAAAGACAGAGCATATCGAATACGGCGGCCGCGCTGTTTATGGTGCGATGGTCGCAGGGATGGATGAAGGCATCGGCAAGGTCGTCGATGCGCTGGAGCGATCTGGAAAATTGGACAACACGCTGATTGTGTTTTTCAGCGACAACGGCGGCCGGAAGGAACACGCGATGAACTTTCCCTATCGCGGTCACAAAGGCATGCTTTTCGAAGGCGGCATACGCGTGCCATTCGTGATCAGCTGGCCGGCCGGAATCGCCCCCGGGCAACGCGTCGCCGATCCCGTCACATCGCTGGATTTGTGCCCGACCATTTTGGCGGCGACGTCGACCGATGTGGATGCCGATGAACTGGACGGCGTCAATTTGATGCCGATGTTGGATGGGTCACGGCCGGGCCCGTTCCCGGCGCGTACGTTGTTCTGGCGCTACGCGATGGGCGACGATCAATATGGATACGCGGTGCGGTATGGCGATTGGAAACTGGTCGACAGCGGTTACAAGAATCGAAAGCTCTTGTTTGATTTGTCCCGCGACCCCTGGGAACGCGACGACTTGGCCGATGGGAACCCACAGAAAGTACAGGAGTTGTCGTCGCTGATTCGTCAGTGGGACCGGGACAATGTTTCGCCTCGCTGGAGTGACGCCCACGGTCCACACGTGCGCGAAGAAGAACTGGCCCGCCAAGCGATCGTCAATGCGGCTAGCCGTGGTGACAAATCAGCCGAGTGA
- the tgt gene encoding tRNA guanosine(34) transglycosylase Tgt: MSNFHFDLQHRDAATGARRGVFVTPHGPVQTPGFMPVGTQGTVKGVTIDQVAATGAQMILGNTYHLALRPGHETVRRLGGLHAMCGWEGPILTDSGGFQVFSLGEINKVTEHAATFRSHIDGRIVELTPEHSIEIQEALGSDVAMVLDHVIALPADTGAVTDAMERSIRWAKRCLEYANSDRQAKFAIVQGGLDETLRAQCARELTSMDFDGYAVGGLSVGEEPSEMYRVTAATTEHLPADHPRYLMGVGRPIDLLENVARGIDLFDCVMPTRNGRNSIAFTDAGPVKLRNAVHREDRRPVEQGCPCIACRHSRGYIRHLFNAGEMLGPILLSIHNLTYYQRLMSETRSAIEADRFEEFRREKIAGWNSATTPSEATGSGAQ; the protein is encoded by the coding sequence ATGTCCAATTTTCACTTTGATCTTCAACACCGCGACGCGGCCACGGGTGCCCGCCGCGGTGTTTTTGTCACCCCCCACGGCCCCGTCCAGACGCCGGGCTTCATGCCCGTCGGCACCCAAGGAACCGTCAAGGGTGTGACCATCGACCAGGTCGCCGCGACCGGTGCCCAAATGATCCTGGGCAACACGTACCACTTGGCGCTGCGACCAGGGCACGAGACCGTTCGACGTCTGGGCGGCCTGCATGCAATGTGCGGCTGGGAAGGCCCGATCCTGACCGACAGCGGCGGATTCCAAGTCTTCAGCCTGGGCGAAATCAACAAGGTCACCGAACACGCGGCAACCTTCCGAAGCCACATCGACGGACGGATCGTCGAACTGACGCCCGAGCATTCCATTGAAATCCAGGAAGCCCTGGGCAGCGATGTCGCGATGGTGCTGGATCACGTCATCGCACTTCCCGCCGACACCGGTGCCGTCACCGATGCGATGGAGCGATCGATTCGATGGGCCAAACGATGCCTGGAATACGCCAACAGCGATCGTCAGGCGAAATTTGCCATCGTCCAAGGCGGGCTGGACGAAACCCTGCGGGCCCAATGTGCACGTGAATTGACGTCGATGGACTTCGATGGCTACGCGGTCGGCGGGCTGAGCGTCGGCGAAGAACCATCGGAAATGTATCGAGTGACCGCGGCCACCACCGAACATTTGCCGGCGGATCATCCGCGTTACCTGATGGGTGTCGGCCGCCCGATCGACCTATTGGAAAATGTCGCTCGCGGCATCGACCTGTTCGACTGCGTCATGCCGACACGAAACGGACGCAACAGCATTGCGTTCACCGACGCGGGACCGGTCAAGCTTCGCAATGCCGTCCATCGCGAAGACCGCCGTCCGGTCGAACAGGGATGCCCCTGTATCGCGTGCCGACACAGCCGTGGATACATCCGGCACCTGTTCAACGCCGGTGAAATGTTGGGCCCGATCCTGTTGTCGATTCACAACCTGACGTACTACCAGCGTTTGATGTCTGAGACTCGATCGGCGATCGAAGCGGACCGCTTTGAAGAATTCCGCCGGGAAAAGATTGCCGGCTGGAATTCGGCTACAACGCCCAGCGAGGCGACCGGATCAGGGGCCCAATAA
- a CDS encoding DNA-directed RNA polymerase subunit alpha C-terminal domain-containing protein has protein sequence MSDLEIEVLDLKELVLSNNSFGPSDVTSIRNAITENYGHFGELRDAVGEMEADTMLSPAGKTKMGVCQFLLGRFRDSLETLQSADGSAMALFYQARCQFELRHYDEAIATYEAAQKSGYNEDECKIRTAESHRYAGRIEQSLAILDDIFGPAEQTPEYMYQRAATVAAVGGRLEEAMTLYERAINTDPNHAGALFGLALENDRLGNDEESLALYERAAKAFPTGIGALINLGLIYEDRDQYDRAQSCYKRILDCYPEHPQASLYIKDASATGNQLYDEEAQRRNDKLAQILNMPVNNFELSVRSRNCLQKMGIDTIGDLTRTTEAELLSSKNFGETSLFEIREMLTSKGLSLGQFAHEKKSNDPPIDTSHMSPDEQALLERPISDLNLSVRARKCMARLQLNTIGELIRKTGDDMLECKNFGVTSLNEVREKLADLGLKMRGD, from the coding sequence CGCGACGCAGTCGGCGAGATGGAAGCTGACACGATGCTCAGCCCCGCCGGCAAAACCAAGATGGGCGTGTGCCAGTTTTTGCTGGGGCGGTTCAGAGATTCGCTGGAAACGCTCCAGTCGGCCGACGGCAGCGCGATGGCGTTGTTCTACCAGGCCCGATGCCAGTTCGAATTGCGTCATTACGACGAAGCGATCGCGACGTACGAAGCCGCTCAGAAATCCGGGTACAACGAAGACGAGTGCAAGATTCGCACCGCCGAAAGTCACCGTTACGCCGGACGCATCGAACAGTCGCTGGCGATTCTGGACGATATTTTCGGCCCAGCCGAACAGACCCCGGAATACATGTACCAGCGTGCCGCCACCGTCGCAGCGGTCGGTGGACGTCTGGAAGAAGCGATGACGCTGTACGAGCGTGCCATCAACACCGACCCCAATCACGCCGGCGCGTTGTTCGGTCTGGCACTGGAAAACGACCGGCTGGGTAACGACGAAGAAAGCTTGGCCCTGTACGAGCGTGCCGCCAAGGCTTTTCCGACCGGCATCGGTGCACTGATCAACTTGGGACTGATCTACGAAGACCGTGATCAGTACGACCGGGCCCAGTCTTGTTACAAGCGGATTCTCGATTGCTATCCCGAACACCCGCAGGCCAGCCTGTACATCAAGGACGCTTCGGCGACCGGCAACCAGCTGTATGACGAAGAAGCCCAGCGTCGCAACGACAAGCTGGCGCAGATCTTGAACATGCCGGTCAACAATTTCGAACTCAGCGTTCGCAGTCGCAATTGCCTGCAGAAGATGGGCATCGACACGATCGGAGATCTGACCCGCACGACCGAAGCCGAATTGCTAAGCAGCAAGAACTTCGGCGAAACCAGCCTGTTCGAAATTCGTGAAATGTTGACGTCCAAGGGCCTGTCCCTGGGACAATTCGCACACGAAAAGAAAAGCAACGATCCGCCGATCGACACCAGCCATATGTCGCCCGACGAACAGGCGTTGCTGGAACGTCCGATCAGCGATCTGAACTTGTCCGTACGTGCTCGCAAGTGCATGGCACGGCTGCAGCTGAACACGATCGGCGAACTGATTCGCAAGACCGGCGACGACATGCTGGAATGCAAGAACTTCGGCGTGACCAGCCTGAACGAGGTTCGGGAAAAGCTGGCCGATCTGGGTCTGAAGATGCGTGGCGACTGA